One window of the Bombus affinis isolate iyBomAffi1 chromosome 10, iyBomAffi1.2, whole genome shotgun sequence genome contains the following:
- the LOC126921374 gene encoding prostaglandin reductase 1-like isoform X1, with translation MVKTRRFIVAKHFQKNPEPSDLQLIEEELPSLHNGEYLVEAEYLSVDPYMRVYIQRYPVGVTMIGAQVAKIIESKNPDFPVGRRIVGYLGWRTHTIINPHHSSEYELLSQRPTLVPDIGDLSPSLHLGILGMPGATAYFGLLEICKPKQGEVFVVSGAAGAVGSHVGQIGKHVFGLTVIGIAGSDEKCKWLVEELGFDHAINYKKGDVEVALRKAVPKGIDCYFDNVGGDISSTVIYQMKPFGRVAVCGSISSYNADSSSLPKSTILQPSFVFNQLKMEGFVVTRWNNRFSEATQKNLQWIQEGKLRYRETITKGFDNMFDAFVDMLQGKNVGKAVVQV, from the exons atggtAAAGACAAGAAGATTCATTGTAGCAAAACATTTTCAAAAGAATCCAGAGCCATCAGATTTGCAATTGATCGAAGAAGAATTACCTTCTCTTCATAATGGAG AGTACCTTGTCGAAGCAGAATATCTCTCTGTGGATCCTTACATGCGAGTTTATATTCAGAGATATCCAGTGGGTGTAACAATGATTGGTGCACAAGTAGCCAAAATCATTGAATCAAAGAATCCAGATTTCCCAGTAGGAAGAAGAATTGTTGGTTATTTGGGATGGAGAACACATACTATTATAAATCCACATCATTCATCTGAATATGAACTTTTAAGTCAAAGACCAACACTGGTACCTGATATTGGAGATCTATCACCATCACTACATTTAGGAATTTTAGGAATGCCAgg AGCCACAGCATATTTTGGTCTTCTAGAAATTTGTAAGCCAAAACAAGGCGAGGTTTTTGTTGTGAGTGGAGCAGCAGGAGCTGTTGGTTCCCATGTTGGTCAAATAGGAAAACATGTTTTTGGACTTACTGTCATTGGTATTGCTGGTTCAGATGAGAAGTGTAAATGGCTTGTAGAAGAACTTGGTTTTGATCATGCTATTAATTACAAAAAAGGAGATGTTGAAGTTGCTTTAAGGAAAGCTGTGCCAAAAGGAATTGACTGCTATTTTGATAAT GTGGGAGGAGATATTTCCAGTACTGTTATATACCAAATGAAACCCTTTGGTCGCGTAGCTGTATGTGGATCTATATCTTCGTACAACGCAGATTCATCATCGCTACCAAAATCGACGATTCTTCAACCGTCGTTTGTGTTTAATCAATTAAAGATGGAAGGTTTCGTAGTGACTCGTTGGAATAATCGTTTTTCAGAAGCCACACAAAAGAATCTTCAATGGATACAGGAAGGGAAGCTTCGCTATCGTGAAACAATTACAAAAGGTTTTGATAACATGTTTGATGCATTTGTTGACATGTTACAAGGAAAGAACGTTGGCAAAGCTGTTGTTCAAGTTTGA
- the LOC126921374 gene encoding prostaglandin reductase 1-like isoform X2 — MRVYIQRYPVGVTMIGAQVAKIIESKNPDFPVGRRIVGYLGWRTHTIINPHHSSEYELLSQRPTLVPDIGDLSPSLHLGILGMPGATAYFGLLEICKPKQGEVFVVSGAAGAVGSHVGQIGKHVFGLTVIGIAGSDEKCKWLVEELGFDHAINYKKGDVEVALRKAVPKGIDCYFDNVGGDISSTVIYQMKPFGRVAVCGSISSYNADSSSLPKSTILQPSFVFNQLKMEGFVVTRWNNRFSEATQKNLQWIQEGKLRYRETITKGFDNMFDAFVDMLQGKNVGKAVVQV, encoded by the exons ATGCGAGTTTATATTCAGAGATATCCAGTGGGTGTAACAATGATTGGTGCACAAGTAGCCAAAATCATTGAATCAAAGAATCCAGATTTCCCAGTAGGAAGAAGAATTGTTGGTTATTTGGGATGGAGAACACATACTATTATAAATCCACATCATTCATCTGAATATGAACTTTTAAGTCAAAGACCAACACTGGTACCTGATATTGGAGATCTATCACCATCACTACATTTAGGAATTTTAGGAATGCCAgg AGCCACAGCATATTTTGGTCTTCTAGAAATTTGTAAGCCAAAACAAGGCGAGGTTTTTGTTGTGAGTGGAGCAGCAGGAGCTGTTGGTTCCCATGTTGGTCAAATAGGAAAACATGTTTTTGGACTTACTGTCATTGGTATTGCTGGTTCAGATGAGAAGTGTAAATGGCTTGTAGAAGAACTTGGTTTTGATCATGCTATTAATTACAAAAAAGGAGATGTTGAAGTTGCTTTAAGGAAAGCTGTGCCAAAAGGAATTGACTGCTATTTTGATAAT GTGGGAGGAGATATTTCCAGTACTGTTATATACCAAATGAAACCCTTTGGTCGCGTAGCTGTATGTGGATCTATATCTTCGTACAACGCAGATTCATCATCGCTACCAAAATCGACGATTCTTCAACCGTCGTTTGTGTTTAATCAATTAAAGATGGAAGGTTTCGTAGTGACTCGTTGGAATAATCGTTTTTCAGAAGCCACACAAAAGAATCTTCAATGGATACAGGAAGGGAAGCTTCGCTATCGTGAAACAATTACAAAAGGTTTTGATAACATGTTTGATGCATTTGTTGACATGTTACAAGGAAAGAACGTTGGCAAAGCTGTTGTTCAAGTTTGA